One region of Gossypium raimondii isolate GPD5lz chromosome 6, ASM2569854v1, whole genome shotgun sequence genomic DNA includes:
- the LOC105774179 gene encoding BOI-related E3 ubiquitin-protein ligase 1 isoform X1 has protein sequence MAVEARHLNIFSSQFITNSHNSRDFIKSNQGIGDMYNTQMDSCVPLIDSNSMHEGSQLLPLYQPLLCHPNISANKADSGLTTYNMSIPVSAPRKRSRDSFTNGFDSYSLPQNNNLSGASSDVDDDVFSQIQQQHDIDRFISDHTEKLRLEVEERRKRQSRMLITAIQERVMKKLKEKDEEIQRIGKLNWVLQERVKSLYVENQLWRDLAQTNEATANSLRNNLEQVLAHAGDSGGGGAALADDAESSCGSSDQGWREVVTPQAQGSCGAQDNNKALVVGNNNRKCRKCGEKESSVLLLPCRHLCLCTMCGSTMVGTCPVCLSLSNASVHVNML, from the exons ATGGCAGTTGAAGCTCGGCATCTGAATATTTTCTCTTCTCAGTTCATCACCAATAGTCACAACAG CAgagattttattaaatcaaatcaaggGATTGGGGATATGTACAATACCCAGATGGATTCTTGTGTTCCTTTAATTgattcaaattcaatgcatgAAGGTTCACAACTTTTACCATTATATCAACCCCTCCTCTGTCATCCAAATATTTCAGCCAACAAAGCTGATAGCGGTCTTACAACTTACAACATGAGTATCCCAGTTTCAGCTCCAAGAAAAAGGTCTAGAGATTCATTCACCAATGGCTTTGATTCATATTCACTCCCTCAAAACAACAACCTTTCTGGTGCTTCCTCAGACGTTGATGATGATGTCTTCTCCCAGATCCAACAACAACATGATATTGACCGTTTTATTTCTGATCAT ACAGAAAAATTGAGGTTGGAAGTTGAAGAGAGACGAAAGAGGCAGTCAAGAATGTTGATTACAGCGATCCAAGAAAGGGTGATGAAGAAACTCaaggaaaaagatgaagaaatccAGAGAATAGGGAAACTCAACTGGGTTCTTCAAGAACGGGTTAAAAGCCTATACGTAGAGAATCAACTGTGGAGAGACTTGGCACAAACAAACGAAGCGACGGCCAATTCCCTACGCAACAATCTAGAACAAGTCCTGGCACATGCGGGAGACAGCGGGGGAGGAGGTGCCGCTTTGGCTGATGACGCAGAGTCCAGCTGTGGCAGCAGCGACCAAGGGTGGCGCGAGGTGGTGACACCACAAGCACAGGGGAGTTGTGGGGCGCAGGATAATAATAAGGCGTTGGTTGTTGGGAACAATAATAGGAAGTGCAGAAAGTGTGGGGAGAAAGAGTCAAGTGTCCTGTTGCTGCCATGCAGACATCTATGTCTTTGTACAATGTGTGGGTCCACCATGGTAGGCACTTGCCCTGTTTGTCTTTCTCTTTCCAACGCCAGTGTTCATGTTAACATGTTATGA
- the LOC105774179 gene encoding BOI-related E3 ubiquitin-protein ligase 1 isoform X2 — MAVEARHLNIFSSQFITNSHNRDFIKSNQGIGDMYNTQMDSCVPLIDSNSMHEGSQLLPLYQPLLCHPNISANKADSGLTTYNMSIPVSAPRKRSRDSFTNGFDSYSLPQNNNLSGASSDVDDDVFSQIQQQHDIDRFISDHTEKLRLEVEERRKRQSRMLITAIQERVMKKLKEKDEEIQRIGKLNWVLQERVKSLYVENQLWRDLAQTNEATANSLRNNLEQVLAHAGDSGGGGAALADDAESSCGSSDQGWREVVTPQAQGSCGAQDNNKALVVGNNNRKCRKCGEKESSVLLLPCRHLCLCTMCGSTMVGTCPVCLSLSNASVHVNML; from the exons ATGGCAGTTGAAGCTCGGCATCTGAATATTTTCTCTTCTCAGTTCATCACCAATAGTCACAACAG agattttattaaatcaaatcaaggGATTGGGGATATGTACAATACCCAGATGGATTCTTGTGTTCCTTTAATTgattcaaattcaatgcatgAAGGTTCACAACTTTTACCATTATATCAACCCCTCCTCTGTCATCCAAATATTTCAGCCAACAAAGCTGATAGCGGTCTTACAACTTACAACATGAGTATCCCAGTTTCAGCTCCAAGAAAAAGGTCTAGAGATTCATTCACCAATGGCTTTGATTCATATTCACTCCCTCAAAACAACAACCTTTCTGGTGCTTCCTCAGACGTTGATGATGATGTCTTCTCCCAGATCCAACAACAACATGATATTGACCGTTTTATTTCTGATCAT ACAGAAAAATTGAGGTTGGAAGTTGAAGAGAGACGAAAGAGGCAGTCAAGAATGTTGATTACAGCGATCCAAGAAAGGGTGATGAAGAAACTCaaggaaaaagatgaagaaatccAGAGAATAGGGAAACTCAACTGGGTTCTTCAAGAACGGGTTAAAAGCCTATACGTAGAGAATCAACTGTGGAGAGACTTGGCACAAACAAACGAAGCGACGGCCAATTCCCTACGCAACAATCTAGAACAAGTCCTGGCACATGCGGGAGACAGCGGGGGAGGAGGTGCCGCTTTGGCTGATGACGCAGAGTCCAGCTGTGGCAGCAGCGACCAAGGGTGGCGCGAGGTGGTGACACCACAAGCACAGGGGAGTTGTGGGGCGCAGGATAATAATAAGGCGTTGGTTGTTGGGAACAATAATAGGAAGTGCAGAAAGTGTGGGGAGAAAGAGTCAAGTGTCCTGTTGCTGCCATGCAGACATCTATGTCTTTGTACAATGTGTGGGTCCACCATGGTAGGCACTTGCCCTGTTTGTCTTTCTCTTTCCAACGCCAGTGTTCATGTTAACATGTTATGA